A part of Acipenser ruthenus chromosome 12, fAciRut3.2 maternal haplotype, whole genome shotgun sequence genomic DNA contains:
- the zbbx gene encoding zinc finger B-box domain-containing protein 1 isoform X5, with protein MRLLLDNKVKQGETQKEPLSRCFVFTEQISPLKAMNLNDFIVVTNQPNSVKLKNRNVREMRLETVQLELESKDMESRLQQLRLSMSREKDEREKSGGFHWRSGQAGALATHPHGAPQNKENNLQKLSAGKVKIKILKDQSEGFASELRKPPESYRSPVGMVRSGKPKLQGKICGQCESKKAGLVCMECGEDYCVSCFAKFHQKGALKLHRMIPLQVSILDHGNYFEVQSIRKSNQDKGLLLSGSFDEEESAKSFQQVLMEWRTGKENNDQAWRPYEAVPVFTGVSAVQADLSDARKPVDIEFSEHSLSYMERLLLKKHRRTPVQQCGSMSLASSLQIPLMESNMLMDEEGLSLTAEEMEEHRYYTALFTVEEFHQQTGSSLSILELDEALKEHLEETNSYVVEEAENVETREKKLTQLRENLYCTQLNLSFDKRSEMSAVQESKNLGMSSLMSTLSEDEKTLSSSRKTSTSANKQRLLSAGKTSSTNVRLSRSLSVSAKTERMAQNSPRRPKQKQRQKNEKQTTSEPLKSHNTPQRTSLLLNVSLEDAASTADEGPGRNYLLANDSTTESTDVGLSVKPSMALRELAQRQPVEEDHYTGLNGFFTLGLDPAQISPDPFPQRAAYQSVENKQDFQTEERGGWRPSSNLSEYAEEMVVSSVIGSARSRPPSSLGQQITSGRITSSMQCHASSGSLIYSPRPISAHTSFHSAAENKTFSSSWQKSAVSSRPVSAHARPLSRATVEIMEIESVDPTENDDPGLENEADNCALACLEEEFKMLRNHEDEEKSAQNSSSQQEQFVFRSQERSRTKQTRNISPKSWDAEGHTDDEEDILRDKQNVMSLP; from the exons ATGCGCCTCCTCCTTGACAACAAAGTTAAACAGGGAGAAACACAA AAGGAACCTCTCTCAAGGTGCTTTGTATTCACGGAACAAATCAGTCCATTAAAAGCCATGAATTTGAATGATTTTATCGTTGTCACAAACCAGCCTAATTcagttaaattaaaaaacag AAACGTGAGAGAGATGCGATTAGAAACAGTCCAGCTAGAGCTGGAAAGTAAAGACATGGAGAGTCGGCTTCAGCAGCTGAGACTGAGCATGAGCAGAGAAAAAGATGAGCGAGA aaaatcgGGAGGATTTCATTGGAGATCAGGGCAAGCTGGTGCCCTAGCTACCCATCCACACGGAGCACCTCAAAATAAAGAGAACAACCTTCAAAAG TTATCTGCTGGAAAAGTGAAGATAAAAATACTCAAAGACCAATCTGAAG gtttTGCTTCAGAATTGCGGAAGCCACCAGAGAGCTATCGTTCACCAGTAGGAATGGTCAGAAGTGGAAAACCCAAACTGCAAGGAAAAATATGTGGGCAATGTGAATCAAAAAAGGCTGGCTTG GTGTGTATGGAATGTGGAGAAGATTATTGTGTCAGCTGCTTTGCCAAATTCCACCAGAAGGGGGCACTGAAACTCCACAGAATGATACCTCTACAG GTTTCAATCTTGGATCATGGAAATTATTTTGAGGTCCAAAGCATCAGGAAAAGTAACCAGGACAAAGGTTTATTGTTAAGTGGTAGTTTTGATGAGGAAGAATCCGCAAAGTCTTTTCAACAAGTGTTGATGGAATGGAGAACCGGAAAAGAAAACAATGACCAAGCATGGAGGCCCTATGAAGCTGTACCAG TGTTCACAGGGGTATCTGCAGTTCAAGCAGACCTGTCAGATGCAAGAAAACCAGTCGACATTGAGTTCAGTGAACACAGTCTGAGTTATATGGAGAGACTGCTATTAAAAAAGCATAGAAG AACTCCTGTACAGCAATGTGGATCGATGTCTTTGGCCTCTTCACTTCAAATACCCTTAATGGAGTCAAACATGCTGATGGATGAAGAAGGGCTGAGTCTGACTG CTGAAGAGATGGAGGAACACAGATATTACACTGCTCTTTTTACAGTAGAAGAGTTTCATCAGCAGACTGGATCATCCTTAAGTATTTTAGAATTGGACGAG GCTCTTAAAGAGCACTTGGAGGAGACTAACAGCTATGTGGTGGAGGAAGCAGAAAATGTCGA AACCAGAGAGAAAAAGCTGACTCAGTTGAGAGAAAATCTCTACTGTACACAGCTGAATTTATCTTTTGACAAAAGGTCAGAAATGTCAGCAGTCCAAGAATCAAAAAACCTTGGAATGTCTTCCCTGATGTCCACATTATCTGAAGATGAAAAAACCCTTTCATCAAGCAGGAAGACAAGCACCTCGGCAAACAAGCAGAGACTACTCTCAG CTGGAAAAACATCAAGCACAAATGTGCGTCTTTCACGTTCTCTGTCTGTTTCTGCTAAAACAGAAAGAATGGCCCAAAACAGTCCACGgagaccaaaacaaaaacaaaggcaaaagaATGAAAAGCAGACCACTAGTGAACCGCTGAAATCTCATAATACACCTCAAAGGACATcactgttattaaatgtttctctGGAAGATGCAGCTTCCACTGCAGATGAAGGTCCAGGCAGAAACTATTTGCTGGCGAATGACAGTACTACAGAAAGCACAGACGTGGGCCTCTCTGTAAAGCCGTCTATG GCACTGCGTGAGCTTGCTCAAAGACAACCTGTGGAAGAGGACCACTATACTGGCTTAAATGGCTTTTTTACACTAGGCCTGGACCCTGCACAAATCAGTCCAGATCCTTTCCCTCAACGTGCCGCCTATCAAAGTGTAGAAAATAAACAGGACTTTCAGACTGAAG AAAGAGGGGGATGGAGGCCCAGCAGCAATTTAAGTGAGTATGCTGAGGAGATGGTTGTCAGCAGTGTAATTGGCAGTGCTCGAAGCAGACCTCCAAGCAGCCTTGGGCAACAAATCACCTCGGGTAGAATCACCTCATCTATGCAGTGTCATGCATCATCTG gGAGTCTAATTTACTCACCAAGACCTATTTCCGCACACACATCATTTCACTCTGCAGCTGAGAATAAAACATTCTCTTCTTCATGGCAAAAAAGTGCTGTATCTTCTAGGCCAGTCAGTGCTCATGCACGGCCGCTGTCCAGAGCTACAGTTGAAATTATGGAAATCGAATCCGTTGACCCAACTGAGAATGATGATCCAGGCCTGGAAAATGAGGCTGATAATTGTGCCTTAGCGTGCTTAGAAGAGGAATTTAAAATGCTTAGAAACCATGAAg ATGAGGAGAAGTCGGCTCAAAACTCATCATCCCAACAAGAGCAATTTGTTTTTCGGTCTCAGGAAAGATCAAGAACAAAACAGACGAGGAATATTTCTCCAAA
- the zbbx gene encoding zinc finger B-box domain-containing protein 1 isoform X3 has product MISCEFCSCYGNTSGLCASSLTTKLNREKHKNVREMRLETVQLELESKDMESRLQQLRLSMSREKDEREKSGGFHWRSGQAGALATHPHGAPQNKENNLQKLSAGKVKIKILKDQSEGFASELRKPPESYRSPVGMVRSGKPKLQGKICGQCESKKAGLVCMECGEDYCVSCFAKFHQKGALKLHRMIPLQMEIQTSISTLDVVSQFKKQIDPEESSVKSKQKDVVEEKQSPVRNLLPPPKKNTDAEVSILDHGNYFEVQSIRKSNQDKGLLLSGSFDEEESAKSFQQVLMEWRTGKENNDQAWRPYEAVPVFTGVSAVQADLSDARKPVDIEFSEHSLSYMERLLLKKHRRTPVQQCGSMSLASSLQIPLMESNMLMDEEGLSLTAEEMEEHRYYTALFTVEEFHQQTGSSLSILELDEALKEHLEETNSYVVEEAENVETREKKLTQLRENLYCTQLNLSFDKRSEMSAVQESKNLGMSSLMSTLSEDEKTLSSSRKTSTSANKQRLLSAGKTSSTNVRLSRSLSVSAKTERMAQNSPRRPKQKQRQKNEKQTTSEPLKSHNTPQRTSLLLNVSLEDAASTADEGPGRNYLLANDSTTESTDVGLSVKPSMALRELAQRQPVEEDHYTGLNGFFTLGLDPAQISPDPFPQRAAYQSVENKQDFQTEERGGWRPSSNLSEYAEEMVVSSVIGSARSRPPSSLGQQITSGRITSSMQCHASSGSLIYSPRPISAHTSFHSAAENKTFSSSWQKSAVSSRPVSAHARPLSRATVEIMEIESVDPTENDDPGLENEADNCALACLEEEFKMLRNHEDEEKSAQNSSSQQEQFVFRSQERSRTKQTRNISPKSWDAEGHTDDEEDILRDKQNVMSLP; this is encoded by the exons ATGATCTCTTGCGAGTTTTGCAGTTGCTATGGTAATACAAGCGGTCTATGCGCCTCCTCCTTGACAACAAAGTTAAACAGGGAGAAACACAA AAACGTGAGAGAGATGCGATTAGAAACAGTCCAGCTAGAGCTGGAAAGTAAAGACATGGAGAGTCGGCTTCAGCAGCTGAGACTGAGCATGAGCAGAGAAAAAGATGAGCGAGA aaaatcgGGAGGATTTCATTGGAGATCAGGGCAAGCTGGTGCCCTAGCTACCCATCCACACGGAGCACCTCAAAATAAAGAGAACAACCTTCAAAAG TTATCTGCTGGAAAAGTGAAGATAAAAATACTCAAAGACCAATCTGAAG gtttTGCTTCAGAATTGCGGAAGCCACCAGAGAGCTATCGTTCACCAGTAGGAATGGTCAGAAGTGGAAAACCCAAACTGCAAGGAAAAATATGTGGGCAATGTGAATCAAAAAAGGCTGGCTTG GTGTGTATGGAATGTGGAGAAGATTATTGTGTCAGCTGCTTTGCCAAATTCCACCAGAAGGGGGCACTGAAACTCCACAGAATGATACCTCTACAG ATGGAGATCCAGACTTCCATCAGCACATTAGATGTTGTTagtcaatttaaaaaacaaattgatCCTGAAGAATCTTCTGTGAAAAGCAAACAGAAGGATGTTGTTGAGGAGAAGCAGTCACCTGTGAGAAATCTTCTCCCTCCACCGAAAAAGAACACAGATGCAGAG GTTTCAATCTTGGATCATGGAAATTATTTTGAGGTCCAAAGCATCAGGAAAAGTAACCAGGACAAAGGTTTATTGTTAAGTGGTAGTTTTGATGAGGAAGAATCCGCAAAGTCTTTTCAACAAGTGTTGATGGAATGGAGAACCGGAAAAGAAAACAATGACCAAGCATGGAGGCCCTATGAAGCTGTACCAG TGTTCACAGGGGTATCTGCAGTTCAAGCAGACCTGTCAGATGCAAGAAAACCAGTCGACATTGAGTTCAGTGAACACAGTCTGAGTTATATGGAGAGACTGCTATTAAAAAAGCATAGAAG AACTCCTGTACAGCAATGTGGATCGATGTCTTTGGCCTCTTCACTTCAAATACCCTTAATGGAGTCAAACATGCTGATGGATGAAGAAGGGCTGAGTCTGACTG CTGAAGAGATGGAGGAACACAGATATTACACTGCTCTTTTTACAGTAGAAGAGTTTCATCAGCAGACTGGATCATCCTTAAGTATTTTAGAATTGGACGAG GCTCTTAAAGAGCACTTGGAGGAGACTAACAGCTATGTGGTGGAGGAAGCAGAAAATGTCGA AACCAGAGAGAAAAAGCTGACTCAGTTGAGAGAAAATCTCTACTGTACACAGCTGAATTTATCTTTTGACAAAAGGTCAGAAATGTCAGCAGTCCAAGAATCAAAAAACCTTGGAATGTCTTCCCTGATGTCCACATTATCTGAAGATGAAAAAACCCTTTCATCAAGCAGGAAGACAAGCACCTCGGCAAACAAGCAGAGACTACTCTCAG CTGGAAAAACATCAAGCACAAATGTGCGTCTTTCACGTTCTCTGTCTGTTTCTGCTAAAACAGAAAGAATGGCCCAAAACAGTCCACGgagaccaaaacaaaaacaaaggcaaaagaATGAAAAGCAGACCACTAGTGAACCGCTGAAATCTCATAATACACCTCAAAGGACATcactgttattaaatgtttctctGGAAGATGCAGCTTCCACTGCAGATGAAGGTCCAGGCAGAAACTATTTGCTGGCGAATGACAGTACTACAGAAAGCACAGACGTGGGCCTCTCTGTAAAGCCGTCTATG GCACTGCGTGAGCTTGCTCAAAGACAACCTGTGGAAGAGGACCACTATACTGGCTTAAATGGCTTTTTTACACTAGGCCTGGACCCTGCACAAATCAGTCCAGATCCTTTCCCTCAACGTGCCGCCTATCAAAGTGTAGAAAATAAACAGGACTTTCAGACTGAAG AAAGAGGGGGATGGAGGCCCAGCAGCAATTTAAGTGAGTATGCTGAGGAGATGGTTGTCAGCAGTGTAATTGGCAGTGCTCGAAGCAGACCTCCAAGCAGCCTTGGGCAACAAATCACCTCGGGTAGAATCACCTCATCTATGCAGTGTCATGCATCATCTG gGAGTCTAATTTACTCACCAAGACCTATTTCCGCACACACATCATTTCACTCTGCAGCTGAGAATAAAACATTCTCTTCTTCATGGCAAAAAAGTGCTGTATCTTCTAGGCCAGTCAGTGCTCATGCACGGCCGCTGTCCAGAGCTACAGTTGAAATTATGGAAATCGAATCCGTTGACCCAACTGAGAATGATGATCCAGGCCTGGAAAATGAGGCTGATAATTGTGCCTTAGCGTGCTTAGAAGAGGAATTTAAAATGCTTAGAAACCATGAAg ATGAGGAGAAGTCGGCTCAAAACTCATCATCCCAACAAGAGCAATTTGTTTTTCGGTCTCAGGAAAGATCAAGAACAAAACAGACGAGGAATATTTCTCCAAA
- the zbbx gene encoding zinc finger B-box domain-containing protein 1 isoform X1, with product MRLLLDNKVKQGETQKEPLSRCFVFTEQISPLKAMNLNDFIVVTNQPNSVKLKNRNVREMRLETVQLELESKDMESRLQQLRLSMSREKDEREKSGGFHWRSGQAGALATHPHGAPQNKENNLQKLSAGKVKIKILKDQSEGFASELRKPPESYRSPVGMVRSGKPKLQGKICGQCESKKAGLVCMECGEDYCVSCFAKFHQKGALKLHRMIPLQMEIQTSISTLDVVSQFKKQIDPEESSVKSKQKDVVEEKQSPVRNLLPPPKKNTDAEVSILDHGNYFEVQSIRKSNQDKGLLLSGSFDEEESAKSFQQVLMEWRTGKENNDQAWRPYEAVPVFTGVSAVQADLSDARKPVDIEFSEHSLSYMERLLLKKHRRTPVQQCGSMSLASSLQIPLMESNMLMDEEGLSLTAEEMEEHRYYTALFTVEEFHQQTGSSLSILELDEALKEHLEETNSYVVEEAENVETREKKLTQLRENLYCTQLNLSFDKRSEMSAVQESKNLGMSSLMSTLSEDEKTLSSSRKTSTSANKQRLLSAGKTSSTNVRLSRSLSVSAKTERMAQNSPRRPKQKQRQKNEKQTTSEPLKSHNTPQRTSLLLNVSLEDAASTADEGPGRNYLLANDSTTESTDVGLSVKPSMALRELAQRQPVEEDHYTGLNGFFTLGLDPAQISPDPFPQRAAYQSVENKQDFQTEERGGWRPSSNLSEYAEEMVVSSVIGSARSRPPSSLGQQITSGRITSSMQCHASSGSLIYSPRPISAHTSFHSAAENKTFSSSWQKSAVSSRPVSAHARPLSRATVEIMEIESVDPTENDDPGLENEADNCALACLEEEFKMLRNHEDEEKSAQNSSSQQEQFVFRSQERSRTKQTRNISPKSWDAEGHTDDEEDILRDKQNVMSLP from the exons ATGCGCCTCCTCCTTGACAACAAAGTTAAACAGGGAGAAACACAA AAGGAACCTCTCTCAAGGTGCTTTGTATTCACGGAACAAATCAGTCCATTAAAAGCCATGAATTTGAATGATTTTATCGTTGTCACAAACCAGCCTAATTcagttaaattaaaaaacag AAACGTGAGAGAGATGCGATTAGAAACAGTCCAGCTAGAGCTGGAAAGTAAAGACATGGAGAGTCGGCTTCAGCAGCTGAGACTGAGCATGAGCAGAGAAAAAGATGAGCGAGA aaaatcgGGAGGATTTCATTGGAGATCAGGGCAAGCTGGTGCCCTAGCTACCCATCCACACGGAGCACCTCAAAATAAAGAGAACAACCTTCAAAAG TTATCTGCTGGAAAAGTGAAGATAAAAATACTCAAAGACCAATCTGAAG gtttTGCTTCAGAATTGCGGAAGCCACCAGAGAGCTATCGTTCACCAGTAGGAATGGTCAGAAGTGGAAAACCCAAACTGCAAGGAAAAATATGTGGGCAATGTGAATCAAAAAAGGCTGGCTTG GTGTGTATGGAATGTGGAGAAGATTATTGTGTCAGCTGCTTTGCCAAATTCCACCAGAAGGGGGCACTGAAACTCCACAGAATGATACCTCTACAG ATGGAGATCCAGACTTCCATCAGCACATTAGATGTTGTTagtcaatttaaaaaacaaattgatCCTGAAGAATCTTCTGTGAAAAGCAAACAGAAGGATGTTGTTGAGGAGAAGCAGTCACCTGTGAGAAATCTTCTCCCTCCACCGAAAAAGAACACAGATGCAGAG GTTTCAATCTTGGATCATGGAAATTATTTTGAGGTCCAAAGCATCAGGAAAAGTAACCAGGACAAAGGTTTATTGTTAAGTGGTAGTTTTGATGAGGAAGAATCCGCAAAGTCTTTTCAACAAGTGTTGATGGAATGGAGAACCGGAAAAGAAAACAATGACCAAGCATGGAGGCCCTATGAAGCTGTACCAG TGTTCACAGGGGTATCTGCAGTTCAAGCAGACCTGTCAGATGCAAGAAAACCAGTCGACATTGAGTTCAGTGAACACAGTCTGAGTTATATGGAGAGACTGCTATTAAAAAAGCATAGAAG AACTCCTGTACAGCAATGTGGATCGATGTCTTTGGCCTCTTCACTTCAAATACCCTTAATGGAGTCAAACATGCTGATGGATGAAGAAGGGCTGAGTCTGACTG CTGAAGAGATGGAGGAACACAGATATTACACTGCTCTTTTTACAGTAGAAGAGTTTCATCAGCAGACTGGATCATCCTTAAGTATTTTAGAATTGGACGAG GCTCTTAAAGAGCACTTGGAGGAGACTAACAGCTATGTGGTGGAGGAAGCAGAAAATGTCGA AACCAGAGAGAAAAAGCTGACTCAGTTGAGAGAAAATCTCTACTGTACACAGCTGAATTTATCTTTTGACAAAAGGTCAGAAATGTCAGCAGTCCAAGAATCAAAAAACCTTGGAATGTCTTCCCTGATGTCCACATTATCTGAAGATGAAAAAACCCTTTCATCAAGCAGGAAGACAAGCACCTCGGCAAACAAGCAGAGACTACTCTCAG CTGGAAAAACATCAAGCACAAATGTGCGTCTTTCACGTTCTCTGTCTGTTTCTGCTAAAACAGAAAGAATGGCCCAAAACAGTCCACGgagaccaaaacaaaaacaaaggcaaaagaATGAAAAGCAGACCACTAGTGAACCGCTGAAATCTCATAATACACCTCAAAGGACATcactgttattaaatgtttctctGGAAGATGCAGCTTCCACTGCAGATGAAGGTCCAGGCAGAAACTATTTGCTGGCGAATGACAGTACTACAGAAAGCACAGACGTGGGCCTCTCTGTAAAGCCGTCTATG GCACTGCGTGAGCTTGCTCAAAGACAACCTGTGGAAGAGGACCACTATACTGGCTTAAATGGCTTTTTTACACTAGGCCTGGACCCTGCACAAATCAGTCCAGATCCTTTCCCTCAACGTGCCGCCTATCAAAGTGTAGAAAATAAACAGGACTTTCAGACTGAAG AAAGAGGGGGATGGAGGCCCAGCAGCAATTTAAGTGAGTATGCTGAGGAGATGGTTGTCAGCAGTGTAATTGGCAGTGCTCGAAGCAGACCTCCAAGCAGCCTTGGGCAACAAATCACCTCGGGTAGAATCACCTCATCTATGCAGTGTCATGCATCATCTG gGAGTCTAATTTACTCACCAAGACCTATTTCCGCACACACATCATTTCACTCTGCAGCTGAGAATAAAACATTCTCTTCTTCATGGCAAAAAAGTGCTGTATCTTCTAGGCCAGTCAGTGCTCATGCACGGCCGCTGTCCAGAGCTACAGTTGAAATTATGGAAATCGAATCCGTTGACCCAACTGAGAATGATGATCCAGGCCTGGAAAATGAGGCTGATAATTGTGCCTTAGCGTGCTTAGAAGAGGAATTTAAAATGCTTAGAAACCATGAAg ATGAGGAGAAGTCGGCTCAAAACTCATCATCCCAACAAGAGCAATTTGTTTTTCGGTCTCAGGAAAGATCAAGAACAAAACAGACGAGGAATATTTCTCCAAA
- the zbbx gene encoding zinc finger B-box domain-containing protein 1 isoform X6 yields MRLLLDNKVKQGETQKEPLSRCFVFTEQISPLKAMNLNDFIVVTNQPNSVKLKNRNVREMRLETVQLELESKDMESRLQQLRLSMSREKDEREKSGGFHWRSGQAGALATHPHGAPQNKENNLQKLSAGKVKIKILKDQSEGFASELRKPPESYRSPVGMVRSGKPKLQGKICGQCESKKAGLVCMECGEDYCVSCFAKFHQKGALKLHRMIPLQMEIQTSISTLDVVSQFKKQIDPEESSVKSKQKDVVEEKQSPVRNLLPPPKKNTDAEVSILDHGNYFEVQSIRKSNQDKGLLLSGSFDEEESAKSFQQVLMEWRTGKENNDQAWRPYEAVPVFTGVSAVQADLSDARKPVDIEFSEHSLSYMERLLLKKHRRTPVQQCGSMSLASSLQIPLMESNMLMDEEGLSLTAEEMEEHRYYTALFTVEEFHQQTGSSLSILELDEALKEHLEETNSYVVEEAENVETREKKLTQLRENLYCTQLNLSFDKRSEMSAVQESKNLGMSSLMSTLSEDEKTLSSSRKTSTSANKQRLLSAGKTSSTNVRLSRSLSVSAKTERMAQNSPRRPKQKQRQKNEKQTTSEPLKSHNTPQRTSLLLNVSLEDAASTADEGPGRNYLLANDSTTESTDVGLSVKPSMALRELAQRQPVEEDHYTGLNGFFTLGLDPAQISPDPFPQRAAYQSVENKQDFQTEERGGWRPSSNLSEYAEEMVVSSVIGSARSRPPSSLGQQITSGRITSSMQCHASSDEEKSAQNSSSQQEQFVFRSQERSRTKQTRNISPKSWDAEGHTDDEEDILRDKQNVMSLP; encoded by the exons ATGCGCCTCCTCCTTGACAACAAAGTTAAACAGGGAGAAACACAA AAGGAACCTCTCTCAAGGTGCTTTGTATTCACGGAACAAATCAGTCCATTAAAAGCCATGAATTTGAATGATTTTATCGTTGTCACAAACCAGCCTAATTcagttaaattaaaaaacag AAACGTGAGAGAGATGCGATTAGAAACAGTCCAGCTAGAGCTGGAAAGTAAAGACATGGAGAGTCGGCTTCAGCAGCTGAGACTGAGCATGAGCAGAGAAAAAGATGAGCGAGA aaaatcgGGAGGATTTCATTGGAGATCAGGGCAAGCTGGTGCCCTAGCTACCCATCCACACGGAGCACCTCAAAATAAAGAGAACAACCTTCAAAAG TTATCTGCTGGAAAAGTGAAGATAAAAATACTCAAAGACCAATCTGAAG gtttTGCTTCAGAATTGCGGAAGCCACCAGAGAGCTATCGTTCACCAGTAGGAATGGTCAGAAGTGGAAAACCCAAACTGCAAGGAAAAATATGTGGGCAATGTGAATCAAAAAAGGCTGGCTTG GTGTGTATGGAATGTGGAGAAGATTATTGTGTCAGCTGCTTTGCCAAATTCCACCAGAAGGGGGCACTGAAACTCCACAGAATGATACCTCTACAG ATGGAGATCCAGACTTCCATCAGCACATTAGATGTTGTTagtcaatttaaaaaacaaattgatCCTGAAGAATCTTCTGTGAAAAGCAAACAGAAGGATGTTGTTGAGGAGAAGCAGTCACCTGTGAGAAATCTTCTCCCTCCACCGAAAAAGAACACAGATGCAGAG GTTTCAATCTTGGATCATGGAAATTATTTTGAGGTCCAAAGCATCAGGAAAAGTAACCAGGACAAAGGTTTATTGTTAAGTGGTAGTTTTGATGAGGAAGAATCCGCAAAGTCTTTTCAACAAGTGTTGATGGAATGGAGAACCGGAAAAGAAAACAATGACCAAGCATGGAGGCCCTATGAAGCTGTACCAG TGTTCACAGGGGTATCTGCAGTTCAAGCAGACCTGTCAGATGCAAGAAAACCAGTCGACATTGAGTTCAGTGAACACAGTCTGAGTTATATGGAGAGACTGCTATTAAAAAAGCATAGAAG AACTCCTGTACAGCAATGTGGATCGATGTCTTTGGCCTCTTCACTTCAAATACCCTTAATGGAGTCAAACATGCTGATGGATGAAGAAGGGCTGAGTCTGACTG CTGAAGAGATGGAGGAACACAGATATTACACTGCTCTTTTTACAGTAGAAGAGTTTCATCAGCAGACTGGATCATCCTTAAGTATTTTAGAATTGGACGAG GCTCTTAAAGAGCACTTGGAGGAGACTAACAGCTATGTGGTGGAGGAAGCAGAAAATGTCGA AACCAGAGAGAAAAAGCTGACTCAGTTGAGAGAAAATCTCTACTGTACACAGCTGAATTTATCTTTTGACAAAAGGTCAGAAATGTCAGCAGTCCAAGAATCAAAAAACCTTGGAATGTCTTCCCTGATGTCCACATTATCTGAAGATGAAAAAACCCTTTCATCAAGCAGGAAGACAAGCACCTCGGCAAACAAGCAGAGACTACTCTCAG CTGGAAAAACATCAAGCACAAATGTGCGTCTTTCACGTTCTCTGTCTGTTTCTGCTAAAACAGAAAGAATGGCCCAAAACAGTCCACGgagaccaaaacaaaaacaaaggcaaaagaATGAAAAGCAGACCACTAGTGAACCGCTGAAATCTCATAATACACCTCAAAGGACATcactgttattaaatgtttctctGGAAGATGCAGCTTCCACTGCAGATGAAGGTCCAGGCAGAAACTATTTGCTGGCGAATGACAGTACTACAGAAAGCACAGACGTGGGCCTCTCTGTAAAGCCGTCTATG GCACTGCGTGAGCTTGCTCAAAGACAACCTGTGGAAGAGGACCACTATACTGGCTTAAATGGCTTTTTTACACTAGGCCTGGACCCTGCACAAATCAGTCCAGATCCTTTCCCTCAACGTGCCGCCTATCAAAGTGTAGAAAATAAACAGGACTTTCAGACTGAAG AAAGAGGGGGATGGAGGCCCAGCAGCAATTTAAGTGAGTATGCTGAGGAGATGGTTGTCAGCAGTGTAATTGGCAGTGCTCGAAGCAGACCTCCAAGCAGCCTTGGGCAACAAATCACCTCGGGTAGAATCACCTCATCTATGCAGTGTCATGCATCATCTG ATGAGGAGAAGTCGGCTCAAAACTCATCATCCCAACAAGAGCAATTTGTTTTTCGGTCTCAGGAAAGATCAAGAACAAAACAGACGAGGAATATTTCTCCAAA